TGTTTTCGATCACCTGTGTGACCTGCTTGTCCACCACCTCCGGGCTGGCCCCCGGATAGCTGGTGAAGATTGCCACCACCGGGATGTTGGGGTTGGGCAGCAGATCGACTCCCAGGCGGCTGGCGGCGAGCAGGCCGAAGGCCACCACCGCGGCGAAGATCCCGACGCTGAAGACGTAGCGCGCCACCGAGAACCCCACCAGGGGGTTGACCCGGTTGAAGAGCTGGGTTTGGAATTCCTTGAGGGGCCTCATGGCTGGCTTCCTCCCGGGGAGCTCGAGGGTTGCCCTGGGTTTTCGACGTTGGGCCTGCGGGGTGGTTGCGAAGAGCCACTTTGGCGGAAGCTAGAACCTGAAGATCGGCCCTGGCTACCGCCGCTTTGCTCCTGTCCATAGCTAGGGCTGGGGGACTCTACCTTAGCTACGCTCACCCCGTCCAAAAGCCCCGGCGGCGGGTTGACGATGACCTCCAGGTTGGGGGCTAGCCCGCGTACCGCTGCCTGGCTGCCCGCTTGCGCCAGTACCGTAACCGTCTGCGCCCGCGCCTTGCCCCCTTCCACCACGAAGACAAAGCTGCGGGTACCGTCATTCTGCAGCGCGGTGATGGGAACCAGGGTCCCCTGAGCCAGCCGCACCGGGTAGGTGAGGGTGCCCACCGCGCCCGCCGGGGAAGGATCGTTGCCCAGGATGCGGGCGGTGAGGGAGACGTTGGCGTTGGCGCTCGCCGGAGGAGCGGGGTGTTGGTCTACTTTGACCTGGAAGCTCTGGGCATCGGTGCTGAAGCTCAGCGTCTGACCCGGGCTGAGCGAGGCGGCGTCGGCGGGCGGTACGCTGAAGCGCACCTGGCGCTCTGGGCTCACCAGGGTGAGGGGCTGGCTGCCGCTGTTGACCGTCTCCCCCACCGCCACGTTGATGGCCGCTACTTGTCCGCTAAACGGGGCCCGCAGGGTGGCGTTGGCCAGGTTGATCTGGGCTTGCTGGAGCTGGCTCTGCGCCTGGGCGACCGCCACCCGCAGCTGGGCCAGGGTTTCTTGCCCCGCCCGCCGATTGGCGGCCAGGGCGCTTTGGGCCGCTGATAGGTTGGCCTGGGCGGTGTCGAGGTTGGCCCTGGCGTTGTTGAGCTCGCTTTGCGAGATGCCCCCCAGCTGGTAGATCCGCTGCGCCGCCTGATAGGCCATCTGGGCGTTGTTGAGGGCGGTTTTGGCGGCCTGGAGTTGCTGCTCGAGCTTCAGCGTGGCGTCGCGGGTGGCGTTGGTCTGAGCGGTGAGGTTGATCTGGGCGTTTTGTACCGCGAGCTGCGCGTTCTGCACGGCTATGCGGAGCTGGGTGTCGTCGAGCTGGATCAACGGCTGCCCGGCCTTAACCACGTCCCCTACATTTACCAGGATCTGGCTGACCACGCCCGAAATCTGCGGCGAGACCCGGCTCTGGACCACGGGCTGCACGCTGGCCATGGCCTGACGCTGGGCTACGAGCGTGCCTGCTCGGCTGGTGTCGGTTTGTACCGGCACGGTAGCGCTTCGTACCATCCCCTGCCGCCCGGGGAATCCCCCCGTGACCCCCGGGCCGGCCGCTCCGCTGCGGGAGTTGCTGGGGCTGCTGCTGTTAGGGCTGCTGCCGCGCAGCATATAGCCCCCCACACCAGCGGCCAGCATCAGCAGGATCACCCCGATCCATCGGCCCACCTCTCTTCCTGCGTGTGCTTGCATAGTTCCTCCTATCCTATGCCGTTCCGCGCCCTCGCCCAAGCCCTGGCGGCAGGCCCGGCGAACCCGGGCCCAGTCTCGGGGCGGCCCGTGTAGGCCCGGGGAACGAAAGGTGAAGATCGTGTGTAGAAGAGGGGTGGCTCCCTGCTGGCGCAGCAGCTTACCAATTATCGTAGCAATAATATTTGTTTGGCCCCCACCCTCCTCCCCTCATCCCTCCCTTCCCAGCTTTTTGCCGCACTCGCGCGCGCTCATGCACAAGCCCGTGCGCTTACAAAGGGGAGACAGAGAGAAACGGGGGAGTAAGGGGTTGTGGTCGCAAACTAATATGTATGATATAATTGTTGGTAATGCTGCTCGAGGCCACCCCCTACGACGATCCAGCCCAGCGAAAGCTGCGGGTCGAGGAAGCCCTCTCGCGCTGGGACCGCACGGTTCTGGCCGAGGCTGCGGTCTATGCCCACCGGCTTTTCCGCTGGCACGAGTCCCAGACCCTCGCGGTGCTCACCAACCTCTTCTACTGGCTGGCCGAGCAAGGCTACGTCTGGCCCCGGCTGCCGCAAAACGCCCTGCTGCTGTTCTGGGAGGAGTGCACCACCCGCCATCCTCCCCTTTCCCAGCGCCCCTTGCGCAAAAACACCACCCTCTACGCCTGGTGGC
The Meiothermus sp. Pnk-1 genome window above contains:
- a CDS encoding efflux RND transporter periplasmic adaptor subunit, which codes for MQAHAGREVGRWIGVILLMLAAGVGGYMLRGSSPNSSSPSNSRSGAAGPGVTGGFPGRQGMVRSATVPVQTDTSRAGTLVAQRQAMASVQPVVQSRVSPQISGVVSQILVNVGDVVKAGQPLIQLDDTQLRIAVQNAQLAVQNAQINLTAQTNATRDATLKLEQQLQAAKTALNNAQMAYQAAQRIYQLGGISQSELNNARANLDTAQANLSAAQSALAANRRAGQETLAQLRVAVAQAQSQLQQAQINLANATLRAPFSGQVAAINVAVGETVNSGSQPLTLVSPERQVRFSVPPADAASLSPGQTLSFSTDAQSFQVKVDQHPAPPASANANVSLTARILGNDPSPAGAVGTLTYPVRLAQGTLVPITALQNDGTRSFVFVVEGGKARAQTVTVLAQAGSQAAVRGLAPNLEVIVNPPPGLLDGVSVAKVESPSPSYGQEQSGGSQGRSSGSSFRQSGSSQPPRRPNVENPGQPSSSPGGSQP